From a region of the Helianthus annuus cultivar XRQ/B chromosome 5, HanXRQr2.0-SUNRISE, whole genome shotgun sequence genome:
- the LOC110939223 gene encoding serpin-ZX has protein sequence MDRKHLKQSVSNQTDVSTTLATHLLSKKHNTNVVFSPLSIHVALSVLAAGSKGQTLDQLLAFLKTNTTNNLNSLYSQLVPLIFADARPRGGPRVSFANGFWVDKYLSLKPSFKQVVDNVYKAECNQVDFQNKAEVANELNAWAEEKTNGLIKQVITAEEVSNITWLIYANAIYFKGIWRDKFKPSMTKEYDFHLLNGNKVQVPFMTNSALKSVGVYDDFKVLRLPYLRGDNEQRYSMYFFLPNAKDGLQSLVQKIGSTPDFIDRHIPHDSVITPRFLIPVFKISFGLEVSGMLKELGLVLPFSGGDGLSEMVDSSDGQGIYVSRIIHKSFVEVNEEGTEAMAYLMEMVFGAAQTDPEYDKVDFVADHPFLFVIREDKTGVVLFMGQMVDPRVD, from the exons ATGGATCGTAAACACCTTAAACAATCAGTCAGCAACCAAACCGACGTATCGACCACACTCGCAACCCACCTTCTCTCCAAGAAACACAACACCAACGTTGTTTTCTCCCCCCTTTCCATCCATGTCGCCCTGAGCGTGTTAGCCGCCGGTTCCAAAGGTCAAACACTCGACCAACTCCTCGCTTTCCTCAAAACGAATACCACCAATAACCTCAACTCTCTTTATTCGCAGCTTGTGCCCTTGATCTTCGCTGATGCTAGGCCTAGAGGCGGCCCTCGAGTGTCTTTTGCCAATGGGTTTTGGGTTGACAAATACCTTTCTCTCAAACCTTCTTTCAAACAGGTTGTGGACAATGTTTATAAAGCCGAATGCAATCAAGTCGATTTCCAAAACAAG GCGGAGGTGGCTAATGAACTGAATGCATGGGCGGAAGAGAAAACAAATGGCCTTATCAAACAAGTTATTACTGCTGAAGAAGTTAGCAATATCACATGGCTCATCTATGCAAATGCAATCTACTTCAAGGGAATATGGAGGGACAAGTTTAAACCGTCGATGACGAAAGAATACGACTTCCACCTCCTTAATGGCAACAAAGTTCAAGTTCCGTTCATGACCAACTCTGCATTAAAATCGGTGGGTGTATACGATGATTTCAAGGTGCTTCGCCTTCCCTATCTACGAGGTGACAATGAACAAAGGTACTCTATGTACTTTTTCCTTCCCAATGCAAAAGACGGCCTTCAGTCTTTAGTACAGAAAATCGGTTCCACACCTGATTTTATTGACCGTCACATTCCACATGATTCTGTAATAACCCCGCGGTTTTTGATACCTGTGTTTAAGATCTCATTCGGGTTAGAAGTTTCTGGTATGTTGAAGGAATTAGGCCTTGTATTGCCTTTCAGCGGTGGAGATGGTTTGAGCGAAATGGTTGACTCATCTGATGGTCAAGGCATTTATGTTTCGAGGATCATCCATAAATCTTTTGTGGAGGTGAATGAAGAAGGTACAGAAGCAATGGCTTATTTGATGGAGATGGTGTTCGGGGCAGCACAAACTGATCCGGAGTATGATAAGGTGGATTTTGTGGCAGATCACCCGTTCTTGTTTGTGATTAGAGAAGATAAGACTGGGGTCGTGTTGTTTATGGGACAGATGGTTGACCCTCGTGTTGATTGA